The genomic DNA GGGCTGGATCCCCAGTCGTAGAGTTCGGCGATCGTCTTCCGGCCCACGGCTGCGGCGTGCAGGAGTCTGCCGAGTATGACACCGGATGCCTGCGCCCACTCCCCGTTGGTTGTCGACGCGCCGAGCGCGGTGCCGGTGATGATCGCGGTGCCGCGTTGCATCGCCACCAGCGGATCCTCGCAGCCTGCGATGGGGGAGACGCGGAGCGGATGCCGGATGCCGGAGAGCCCTTGCGGGTCGAACACGTGCACGTCGCCGCGAGCCTGCCGGGTCCGCATCGTCGCGGTCAGGTTGTCGTTGGTGGTCGAGGTGGTGATCAACGGACCGGACCAGTCGACGATCGCGGAGACCAAGACGCGATACCCCTTGCCCGACCGCGGCGGCCCTTCGAGCGCCACGGAATCCTCGATCGAGACGTAGACATCCTGCTGGCGGGAGCGCCCAACGCGCCAGCCGACGTCGGTAGCGGTGGGCTTGGCGAGATCCGGCCGGAGTTGGCGTGCGCGGCGGAGGACGGCGCGGGCGGACAGGTGCTCGCGGATCTCGGAACTCGTCGCGAACCCCGGCCGGGTCCGCAAGTCGGTGATGAACGCGCGGTCCGACTCCCGGTACCGACCTACCGCGACCAGCACCCACACGGTCGCGCTGGCAATCAGCAGGACAGCGGCGAGGTCGGCAATGCGGATCCCTGTGATGGGTAGGGCGCATCCGGCGGGCGCGGTGTAGCCAGCCGGGTCGCCGGTGATCGCAAGCCCGAGCCCTGCGAACAGGTTGCCAGCGGTAGGTCGTGCACCGCAGATAAGGCGGGTGACGGCCTCCGCGATGAACCCGAACACGAGCGCGAGGATGACCGCGGCGCCGATGAGCACCGTGACTCCTTTCCCGAGCAGTCCCTGATTCATGACGCCGGCTCCTCAGAGCGCCCCGGCGACAGATGCGGCGGCGCTCAGCCAGGCGTCGCGGGTACGGCGGTGTAACGCATCGAACCGCAGCGGTCCGGCTTTCAGCGCGCGGTCGAAGGGGATGATCTCGACGGCGCGGACGAGCGGACGGAACCCCTCGGCGATGCGCCGTGCCGTCCGTTCCGCCGGCTCGGATTGGGTGACAATGACGACCGCCCGGTCGGCGAGGTCGGCGGAGCGTTCGTCGCGGCCGCGGAGCGCGTCCAGGAGCAGTGCGGCGGATTCGGCGGATTCCGGGGTGGCAAGGGTGGGGATCACGAGCTGGGAGGAGCTGTCGATCATCCGCAGCCACCGATCAGCGGATTCGTCGTTACCGGAGTCAAATACCACGAGGCGGAAATAGCGGGCGGCGACGCGCATCAGCAGGTTGAACTCGGAGGCGGCGATGCGCTGATCCGTGGCGAGAAGCTCCGGGTTCGAACGCAGCACGTCGTACCGGTCGGTCGCCTGGTGATGCACGAACCGCGTGATGTCCGACACCCCGGCGCTCAGCTCGAGTAGCCCGGGGGCAGCGGGCACCAGGTCGCGGAGGGTGGTGTCGTAGAGGCCTTGTTCGGTGCGCCAACCGAGGGTGCCGCGGGTGTCGTTGTTGTCCCAGGCGAGCACGTTCCCGCCGCCTTCACGGGCGTACACGGCGGCGAGCATCGCGCAGGTCATCGTCTTGCCTACGCCGCCTTTGCCGTTTGCGACGGCGATCGTGCGGCATCCGGCCCAGTGCATCGATACGGCCGCGACCCAGTCGGCCCGCCGACGGTCGGCATTCGACGGCCGGATGTTGATCCCGATGCCGGCGAGGGCACCACGCCACCCGGTGGGTCGGGAGGCGGCCTCTGCAACGGGGGTGAGGAAGGTCGGACGGGGAGACTCCGCAGCCGACATGGCGTCAACGGCATCGGGCTGCGGGGTCGGTACCGTAAGCTCCTCTCCGCTCGTCGACGCGTCCGCGATGTCGGGGAC from Microbacterium sp. LWO13-1.2 includes the following:
- a CDS encoding ParA family protein, producing the protein MSIVTHPRTYATVTGPQATFITLEGSTEPVTPTGEEDIRHAVVRRATEEARRTGTPVELITAGDRGSHHLLVGTDGTFTAITPDATASPTGPVPDIADASTSGEELTVPTPQPDAVDAMSAAESPRPTFLTPVAEAASRPTGWRGALAGIGINIRPSNADRRRADWVAAVSMHWAGCRTIAVANGKGGVGKTMTCAMLAAVYAREGGGNVLAWDNNDTRGTLGWRTEQGLYDTTLRDLVPAAPGLLELSAGVSDITRFVHHQATDRYDVLRSNPELLATDQRIAASEFNLLMRVAARYFRLVVFDSGNDESADRWLRMIDSSSQLVIPTLATPESAESAALLLDALRGRDERSADLADRAVVIVTQSEPAERTARRIAEGFRPLVRAVEIIPFDRALKAGPLRFDALHRRTRDAWLSAAASVAGAL